The Colletes latitarsis isolate SP2378_abdomen chromosome 1, iyColLati1, whole genome shotgun sequence genome has a segment encoding these proteins:
- the Sas-4 gene encoding spindle assembly abnormal 4 isoform X1: MDLEATIVERLHKLKQWQLEQQERLLKQQQMQREILTQKQDSVYKVLEISLQELNLDESMQHTNNSNKIKVNSETDDEVLIVVRNESQNKENCAEMLHNNESYISQDGNNFENSIFQQQLPNEKLLKKAVDIDSYGKERSKGKPISDTKIIESSTILSPKHKKEIEQFIIDGVIPLPSNRTSINNICIDDIPVPSPKKDFHTLLEERLKDCENVPYEKPNNNSAYKVKRPFLRKGEGLSRFKLNQETQLPKIRKRSRSASFSASIQSDSKHSKNKTKYNNTNRTSKNVQLTKNTKCTNSSQKHLCLKNVPLPKKKIRSKSESNTSFIQSDNYINEVENNVELNTSDFHSGTQKEMEEVRIFELLEEKAENSSFCSTSSTVVAFLQQSTPFKKKRGCINSDNHMVNIKQHTSPIIKNSKDLPVLKPNAYICTTTNKSNNSYCDLNPLMNQMELHSSLMKHNKILHNTHKSIDPLQNGKENNKIDRSINGHASLKNQVQSTHNEQNFYNISNVEDDVDVSLHVRFSEYNEYKTIGLTDTSTISTESVTMQNFCDEKVWNDDRLTPEMSDTETIRMPFEVSQSSAMMQDKTQNNNFKFELEQCNIEELNYKVKNIGSMKQKNDFNYNKDIHQHVYHNNDLEFSDTTDQFLNNDNEQSILNEHNKKNVTSQGTNNSHNTEKPEKCIEKHNSRKIDNCVDSYNNVSIIEDQKIEENLEKMNETIFKSELLKNRLLELEQEINIFRKENTALSIQRKKLQEDHRSLHKEYAEKEKTFEDNKKQAEDRLQEERKKLVREKTALESRMRDAQEKAQQSKLERQEMQNLKQELEKLQDEIHLKESRWNAAQSRHKCQVRILKMENSKLKQEIEKLQNSKKGNIRNKGKSGTFSNTKSIHQINKQLNMQFKESKKDNNSLSDDSDHKLVKSMINNITDMIDTQNVKQDEYNCNSNKNVMNENLGKCRTSMENVKKRNLYENLIKEATSDLTDIQEQPCTSENFNESIPDLSNELKKLSRTINYIEDDSKKSSTDTDVALFTHHINPNNNVQIHVQNENVHIISPTKVSHENHNQKLIPIPSDKISSSVYMKSMPSSCQSNSNIDKQGIRQIQHPDGRVEYWYPNGNVKKIFPDQGLTKLIYYNGDVRETNKNGEVKYFYASTRTWHITMPDGLEILEFADGQVERRSHSGMVEVSFPDGSIRVLESNGTENWTLPNGTLIQTFTNGEKILTLPNGQREIHTKAHKRREYPDGTVKFIYPDGTQETQYSNGRVRLKDKDGNLLRDTYQ, from the exons atggatTTAGAAGCAACTATAGTTGAACGTTTACACAAATTAAAACAATGGCAATTGGAGCAACAAGAACGACTATTAAAACAGCAACAAATGCAAAGAGAGATATTAACTCAGAAACAAGATTCTGTGTATAAAGTACTTGAAATATCATTACAAGAACTTAATCTTGATGAAAGTATGCAACATACaaataattcaaataaaattaaagttAATAGTGAAACTGACGATGAAGTATTAATTGTGGTGCGTAATGAATCACAGAACAAAGAAAATTGTGCAGAAATGTTACATAATAATGAATCATATATTAGTCAAGatggaaataattttgaaaattcgatttttcaaCAACAGTTACCTAatgaaaaattactaaaaaaagcAGTTGATATTGATAGTTATGGAAAGGAACGATCCAAAGGCAAGCCAATATCTGatacaaaaattattgaaagttcAACAATACTTTCACCAAAACATAAGAAAGAAATAGAACAATTTATTATAGATGGAGTAATACCATTGCCATCTAATAGAACATCAATTAATAATATTTGCATCGACGATATACCAGTCCCTTCTCCCAAAAAAGATTTCCATACATTACTAGAAGAAAGATTAAAAGACTGTGAAAATGTACCTTATGAAAAACCTAATAATAATTCAGCATATAAAGTAAAAAGACCATTTTTAAGGAAAGGAGAAGGTTTGTCCAGGTTTAAATTAAATCAAGAAACACAATTACCTAAGATAAGAAAAAGATCACGCAGTGCATCATTTTCTGCTAGTATACAATCTGATTCTAAACACTCTAAGAACaaaactaaatataataatactaaTCGAACTTCCAAAAATGTACAATTAACAAAAAATACGAAGTGTACAAATTCATCACAAAAACATTTGTGCTTAAAAAATGTTCCACTGCCAAAGAAGAAAATTCGCAGCAAGTCTGAATCCAATACTTCATTTATTCAATCGGACAAttatattaatgaagttgagaaTAATGTTGAATTAAATACTTCGGATTTTCATTCAGGAACACAAAAAGAAATGGAGGAAGTAAGAATATTTGAATTGTTAGAAGAAAAAGCTGAGAATTCTAGCTTCTGTTCTACATCTAGTACAGTTGTTGCATTTTTACAACAATCAACACCATTCAAAAAGAAAAGAGGATGTATTAATTCAGATAACCACATGGTTAATATAAAACAACACACTAgtccaataattaaaaattctaaggATTTGCCAGTCCTGAAGCCTAATGCTTACATATGTACAACTACTAATAAAAGTAATAATTCTTATTGTGATTTAAATCCTCTTATGAATCAAATGGAGTTACATTCATCCTTAATGAAacataataaaattttacataATACGCATAAAAGTATAGATCCTTTGCAAAATGGTAAAGAAAACAATAAAATAGATAGGAGTATAAACGGACATGCTTCTTTAAAAAACCAAGTTCAATCGACACATAATGAACAAAACttttataatatttctaatGTTGAGGATGATGTGGACGTTAGTCTTCATGTTAGATTTTCTGAATATAATGAGTACAAAACTATTGGATTAACAGACACATCTACTATATCAACCGAATCAGTGACAATGCAAAATTTCTGTGATGAAAAAGTATGGAatgatgaccgtttaactccggAAATGTCCGATACCGAAACGATACGAATGCCATTTGAAGTATCACAATCATCTGCAATGATGCAAGATAAAAcacaaaataataatttcaaatttgAGCTCGAGCAATGTAACATAGAAGAATTAAATTATAAGGTAAAAAATATTGGTAGTATGAAACAAAAGAatgattttaattataataaagaTATACATCAACATGTTTATCATAACAATGATTTAGAATTCTCAGACACTACTGATCAGTTTCTTAATAATGATAATGAACAAAGTATTTTAAATgaacataataaaaaaaatgtaacATCACAGGGCACTAATAATTCTCATAATACTGAAAAACCAGAGAAATGTATAGAAAAACATAATAGTAGAAAAATAGATAATTGTGTAGATAGTTATAATAATGTATCTATAATCGAAGATcagaaaattgaagaaaatttagaaaaaatgAATGAAACCATTTTCAAGTCAGAACTTTTAAAAAATCGTCTTCTGGAGCTTGAACAAGAGATTAATATATTTCGTAAAGAAAATACAGCTTTATCTAttcaacgaaaaaaattacaagaAGATCACAGATCTTTACATAAGGAATATGCAGAAAAGGAAAAAACTTTTGAAGATAATAAAAAACAAGCGGAAGATCGTTTAcaagaagaaagaaaaaaactaGTTCGGGAAAAAACTGCATTAGAAAGTAGAATGAGAGATGCACAAGAGAAAGCTCAACAAAGTAAATTAGAAAGGCAAGAAATGCAAAATTTGAAAcaagaattagaaaaattacaggACGAAATACATCTAAAAGAAAGTAGATGGAATGCTGCACAATCCAGACATAAGTGTCAAGTGAGAATATTAAAAATGGAGAATTCAAAATTGAAACAAGAAAttgagaaattacaaaattcgaAGAAAGGAAATATTAGAAATAAGGGAAAATCTGGAACTTTCTCAAATACAAAGTCAATTCATCAAATTAATAAACAACTTAATATGCAATTTAAAGAAAGTAAAAAGGATAATAATTCATTGTCGGACGACAGTGATCATAAATTGGTAAAATCAATGATAAATAACATAACTGACATGATTGATACTCAAAATGTAAAACAAGATGAATATAATTGCAACAGTAATAAGAATGTTATGAATGAAAATTTAGGGAAATGTCGGACAAGCATGGAAAATGTTAAAAAACGTAATTTGtatgaaaatttaattaaagaagCAACATCTGATTTAACAGACATCCAAGAACAACCTTGTACTtcagaaaattttaatgaatctaTACCTGATTTAAGTAATGAGTTAAAAAAATTAAGCAGAACAATAAATTACATTGAAGATGATTCTAAAAAATCAAGTACAGACACTGATGTTGCACTTTTTACACATCATATCAATCCAAATAACAATGTTCAAATACATGTACAAAATGAAAATGTACATATAATATCCCCTACTAAAGTGTCTCATGAAAAccataatcaaaaattaataccAATACCATCTGATAAAATATCATCAAGCGTATATATGAAAAGTATGCCTTCATCTTGCCAAAGTAACTCTAACATTGATAAACAAGGTATAAGACAAATTCAACATCCGGATGGACGTGTTGAGTACTGGTATCCAAatggaaatgtaaaaaaaatctTTCCTGATCAAGGTTTAACTAAGTTGATATATTATAATGGAGATGTTCGCGAAACTAATAAAAATGGAGAAGTAAAATACTTCTATGCATCAACTCGTACATGGCATATAACAATGCCAGATGGCTTAGAGATTTTAGAATTTGCTGA TGGTCAAGTAGAAAGACGTTCGCATAGTGGTATGGTAGAAGTATCTTTTCCAGATGGTTCAATACGAGTTTTAGAATCCAATGGTACTGAAAACTGGACATTACCAAATGGAACATTAATTCAAACTTTTACTAATGGAGAAAAAATTCTTACTTTACCAAATGGACAACGAGAAATACATACTAAAGCTCATAAG AGGCGAGAATATCCTGATGGTACTGTTAAATTCATCTATCCTGATGGTACTCAAGAAACACAATATTCGAATGGCAGAGTACGCCTTAAAGATAAAGATGGTAATCTTTTACGAGATACATATCAATAA
- the Sas-4 gene encoding spindle assembly abnormal 4 isoform X2, which yields MQREILTQKQDSVYKVLEISLQELNLDESMQHTNNSNKIKVNSETDDEVLIVVRNESQNKENCAEMLHNNESYISQDGNNFENSIFQQQLPNEKLLKKAVDIDSYGKERSKGKPISDTKIIESSTILSPKHKKEIEQFIIDGVIPLPSNRTSINNICIDDIPVPSPKKDFHTLLEERLKDCENVPYEKPNNNSAYKVKRPFLRKGEGLSRFKLNQETQLPKIRKRSRSASFSASIQSDSKHSKNKTKYNNTNRTSKNVQLTKNTKCTNSSQKHLCLKNVPLPKKKIRSKSESNTSFIQSDNYINEVENNVELNTSDFHSGTQKEMEEVRIFELLEEKAENSSFCSTSSTVVAFLQQSTPFKKKRGCINSDNHMVNIKQHTSPIIKNSKDLPVLKPNAYICTTTNKSNNSYCDLNPLMNQMELHSSLMKHNKILHNTHKSIDPLQNGKENNKIDRSINGHASLKNQVQSTHNEQNFYNISNVEDDVDVSLHVRFSEYNEYKTIGLTDTSTISTESVTMQNFCDEKVWNDDRLTPEMSDTETIRMPFEVSQSSAMMQDKTQNNNFKFELEQCNIEELNYKVKNIGSMKQKNDFNYNKDIHQHVYHNNDLEFSDTTDQFLNNDNEQSILNEHNKKNVTSQGTNNSHNTEKPEKCIEKHNSRKIDNCVDSYNNVSIIEDQKIEENLEKMNETIFKSELLKNRLLELEQEINIFRKENTALSIQRKKLQEDHRSLHKEYAEKEKTFEDNKKQAEDRLQEERKKLVREKTALESRMRDAQEKAQQSKLERQEMQNLKQELEKLQDEIHLKESRWNAAQSRHKCQVRILKMENSKLKQEIEKLQNSKKGNIRNKGKSGTFSNTKSIHQINKQLNMQFKESKKDNNSLSDDSDHKLVKSMINNITDMIDTQNVKQDEYNCNSNKNVMNENLGKCRTSMENVKKRNLYENLIKEATSDLTDIQEQPCTSENFNESIPDLSNELKKLSRTINYIEDDSKKSSTDTDVALFTHHINPNNNVQIHVQNENVHIISPTKVSHENHNQKLIPIPSDKISSSVYMKSMPSSCQSNSNIDKQGIRQIQHPDGRVEYWYPNGNVKKIFPDQGLTKLIYYNGDVRETNKNGEVKYFYASTRTWHITMPDGLEILEFADGQVERRSHSGMVEVSFPDGSIRVLESNGTENWTLPNGTLIQTFTNGEKILTLPNGQREIHTKAHKRREYPDGTVKFIYPDGTQETQYSNGRVRLKDKDGNLLRDTYQ from the exons ATGCAAAGAGAGATATTAACTCAGAAACAAGATTCTGTGTATAAAGTACTTGAAATATCATTACAAGAACTTAATCTTGATGAAAGTATGCAACATACaaataattcaaataaaattaaagttAATAGTGAAACTGACGATGAAGTATTAATTGTGGTGCGTAATGAATCACAGAACAAAGAAAATTGTGCAGAAATGTTACATAATAATGAATCATATATTAGTCAAGatggaaataattttgaaaattcgatttttcaaCAACAGTTACCTAatgaaaaattactaaaaaaagcAGTTGATATTGATAGTTATGGAAAGGAACGATCCAAAGGCAAGCCAATATCTGatacaaaaattattgaaagttcAACAATACTTTCACCAAAACATAAGAAAGAAATAGAACAATTTATTATAGATGGAGTAATACCATTGCCATCTAATAGAACATCAATTAATAATATTTGCATCGACGATATACCAGTCCCTTCTCCCAAAAAAGATTTCCATACATTACTAGAAGAAAGATTAAAAGACTGTGAAAATGTACCTTATGAAAAACCTAATAATAATTCAGCATATAAAGTAAAAAGACCATTTTTAAGGAAAGGAGAAGGTTTGTCCAGGTTTAAATTAAATCAAGAAACACAATTACCTAAGATAAGAAAAAGATCACGCAGTGCATCATTTTCTGCTAGTATACAATCTGATTCTAAACACTCTAAGAACaaaactaaatataataatactaaTCGAACTTCCAAAAATGTACAATTAACAAAAAATACGAAGTGTACAAATTCATCACAAAAACATTTGTGCTTAAAAAATGTTCCACTGCCAAAGAAGAAAATTCGCAGCAAGTCTGAATCCAATACTTCATTTATTCAATCGGACAAttatattaatgaagttgagaaTAATGTTGAATTAAATACTTCGGATTTTCATTCAGGAACACAAAAAGAAATGGAGGAAGTAAGAATATTTGAATTGTTAGAAGAAAAAGCTGAGAATTCTAGCTTCTGTTCTACATCTAGTACAGTTGTTGCATTTTTACAACAATCAACACCATTCAAAAAGAAAAGAGGATGTATTAATTCAGATAACCACATGGTTAATATAAAACAACACACTAgtccaataattaaaaattctaaggATTTGCCAGTCCTGAAGCCTAATGCTTACATATGTACAACTACTAATAAAAGTAATAATTCTTATTGTGATTTAAATCCTCTTATGAATCAAATGGAGTTACATTCATCCTTAATGAAacataataaaattttacataATACGCATAAAAGTATAGATCCTTTGCAAAATGGTAAAGAAAACAATAAAATAGATAGGAGTATAAACGGACATGCTTCTTTAAAAAACCAAGTTCAATCGACACATAATGAACAAAACttttataatatttctaatGTTGAGGATGATGTGGACGTTAGTCTTCATGTTAGATTTTCTGAATATAATGAGTACAAAACTATTGGATTAACAGACACATCTACTATATCAACCGAATCAGTGACAATGCAAAATTTCTGTGATGAAAAAGTATGGAatgatgaccgtttaactccggAAATGTCCGATACCGAAACGATACGAATGCCATTTGAAGTATCACAATCATCTGCAATGATGCAAGATAAAAcacaaaataataatttcaaatttgAGCTCGAGCAATGTAACATAGAAGAATTAAATTATAAGGTAAAAAATATTGGTAGTATGAAACAAAAGAatgattttaattataataaagaTATACATCAACATGTTTATCATAACAATGATTTAGAATTCTCAGACACTACTGATCAGTTTCTTAATAATGATAATGAACAAAGTATTTTAAATgaacataataaaaaaaatgtaacATCACAGGGCACTAATAATTCTCATAATACTGAAAAACCAGAGAAATGTATAGAAAAACATAATAGTAGAAAAATAGATAATTGTGTAGATAGTTATAATAATGTATCTATAATCGAAGATcagaaaattgaagaaaatttagaaaaaatgAATGAAACCATTTTCAAGTCAGAACTTTTAAAAAATCGTCTTCTGGAGCTTGAACAAGAGATTAATATATTTCGTAAAGAAAATACAGCTTTATCTAttcaacgaaaaaaattacaagaAGATCACAGATCTTTACATAAGGAATATGCAGAAAAGGAAAAAACTTTTGAAGATAATAAAAAACAAGCGGAAGATCGTTTAcaagaagaaagaaaaaaactaGTTCGGGAAAAAACTGCATTAGAAAGTAGAATGAGAGATGCACAAGAGAAAGCTCAACAAAGTAAATTAGAAAGGCAAGAAATGCAAAATTTGAAAcaagaattagaaaaattacaggACGAAATACATCTAAAAGAAAGTAGATGGAATGCTGCACAATCCAGACATAAGTGTCAAGTGAGAATATTAAAAATGGAGAATTCAAAATTGAAACAAGAAAttgagaaattacaaaattcgaAGAAAGGAAATATTAGAAATAAGGGAAAATCTGGAACTTTCTCAAATACAAAGTCAATTCATCAAATTAATAAACAACTTAATATGCAATTTAAAGAAAGTAAAAAGGATAATAATTCATTGTCGGACGACAGTGATCATAAATTGGTAAAATCAATGATAAATAACATAACTGACATGATTGATACTCAAAATGTAAAACAAGATGAATATAATTGCAACAGTAATAAGAATGTTATGAATGAAAATTTAGGGAAATGTCGGACAAGCATGGAAAATGTTAAAAAACGTAATTTGtatgaaaatttaattaaagaagCAACATCTGATTTAACAGACATCCAAGAACAACCTTGTACTtcagaaaattttaatgaatctaTACCTGATTTAAGTAATGAGTTAAAAAAATTAAGCAGAACAATAAATTACATTGAAGATGATTCTAAAAAATCAAGTACAGACACTGATGTTGCACTTTTTACACATCATATCAATCCAAATAACAATGTTCAAATACATGTACAAAATGAAAATGTACATATAATATCCCCTACTAAAGTGTCTCATGAAAAccataatcaaaaattaataccAATACCATCTGATAAAATATCATCAAGCGTATATATGAAAAGTATGCCTTCATCTTGCCAAAGTAACTCTAACATTGATAAACAAGGTATAAGACAAATTCAACATCCGGATGGACGTGTTGAGTACTGGTATCCAAatggaaatgtaaaaaaaatctTTCCTGATCAAGGTTTAACTAAGTTGATATATTATAATGGAGATGTTCGCGAAACTAATAAAAATGGAGAAGTAAAATACTTCTATGCATCAACTCGTACATGGCATATAACAATGCCAGATGGCTTAGAGATTTTAGAATTTGCTGA TGGTCAAGTAGAAAGACGTTCGCATAGTGGTATGGTAGAAGTATCTTTTCCAGATGGTTCAATACGAGTTTTAGAATCCAATGGTACTGAAAACTGGACATTACCAAATGGAACATTAATTCAAACTTTTACTAATGGAGAAAAAATTCTTACTTTACCAAATGGACAACGAGAAATACATACTAAAGCTCATAAG AGGCGAGAATATCCTGATGGTACTGTTAAATTCATCTATCCTGATGGTACTCAAGAAACACAATATTCGAATGGCAGAGTACGCCTTAAAGATAAAGATGGTAATCTTTTACGAGATACATATCAATAA
- the LOC143341693 gene encoding serine/threonine-protein phosphatase Pgam5, mitochondrial-like: MSASSIFKKWATGLSALGGVTLFYWNIYGNKEYLQVHNSWTTNVTPSVKWDHNWDRRDPRSLVKPMKGNSISDENAYNQELSVKKAKAIRHILLIRHGQYNIEGKTDSDRTLTDRGRRQAEATGRRLQELGLPYTQIIRSTMTRAQETAKIIEENIKNLAVKDDAFLVEGAPIPPEPPIGRWKSEIYFYEDGPRIEAAFRKYFHRADPSQEKDSYTIIVCHANVIRYFVCRALQFPPEGWMRMGLNHASITWITVYPSGRVTLLTYGDTGHMEPKLISSS, encoded by the exons ATGTCTGCaagttcaatttttaaaaaatgggcTACAGGGTTGAGCGCGTTAGGTGGTGTAACATTATTTTATTGGAATATTTATGGTAACAAAGAATATTTACAGGTGCACAATTCCTGGACGACAAATGTAACCCCTTCGGTCAAGTGGGATCATAATTGGGATAG ACGAGATCCAAGAAGCTTAGTGAAGCCAATGAAAGGAAATAGCATTTCAGATGAAAATGCATACAACCAAGAATTGTCAGTGAAAAAAGCAAAAGCCATTCGGCATATACTTTTAATTCGTCATGGACAATATAATATTGAAGGCAAAACAGATTCTGATAGAACACTTACAGACCGTG GTAGACGACAGGCTGAAGCAACAGGAAGAAGATTACAAGAGTTAGGTTTACCATACACTCAGATTATACGATCTACAATGACCCGAGCTCAAGAAACTGCTAAAATTATAGAAGAAAATATTAAGAATTTAGCTGTAAAAGATGATGCATTTCTTGTTGAAGGTGCACCTATACCACCTGAGCCACCAATCGGTCGTTGGAAGTCAGAAATCTAT ttttatGAAGATGGACCTAGAATAGAAGCTGCATTTAGGAAATATTTTCATCGTGCAGATCCCAGTCAAGAAAAAGATTCTTACACTATCATTGTATGTCATGCAAATGTTATTAGATATTTTGTATGCCG agCATTGCAATTTCCACCCGAAGGTTGGATGCGCATGGGTTTAAATCATGCAAGTATTACATGGATCACTGTTTATCCTAGTGGCAGAGTAACATTATTAACTTATGGTGATACTGGACACATGGAGCCAAAATTAATTTCATCTagctaa
- the LOC143341683 gene encoding uncharacterized protein LOC143341683 isoform X2 codes for MQKALKENPTIYQYDEVYDDMERTKSQLKETKDEKKKPKYIQNLLKAAERRKREQEHRIERMVQKEREAEGALFADKESFVTSAYRAKLEEFKKLEEEESRMDRLEAIGDVRKQQDMSGFYRHLYEQTVKSSEESEITNNIDKDKTNVYSTIESVNKETSTITSNTEQIINKNTKRSRQYRQRIVEEESDTDTETSQMVENKTNISLSENHKDVEMENVAESDNDRPKQQIEDAEHSKTQNKVTTENTLNRKGVADVSKNCENDDKEDGPKITAKAKIEAEKRERFKIWEKRTVGPVFEAAVQRYYARKCMKLSAT; via the coding sequence atgCAGAAAGCCTTAAAGGAAAACCCAACAATATATCAATATGATGAAGTATACGATGACATGGAACGTACAAAAAGTCAGTTAAAAGAAACCAAGGATGAGAAGAAGAAaccaaaatatattcaaaaccTTTTGAAAGCAGCCGAACGAAGAAAACGAGAGCAAGAACACAGAATAGAAAGAATGGTACAAAAGGAACGAGAAGCAGAAGGAGCATTGTTTGCAGACAAAGAAAGTTTTGTTACTTCCGCATATAGGGCAAAATTAGAAGAATTTAAAAAACTCGAAGAAGAAGAATCTAGGATGGATAGACTGGAGGCTATTGGAGATGTTAGAAAACAACAAGATATGTCAGGGTTCTATAGACATTTATATGAACAGACTGTTAAAAGTTCAGAAGAATctgaaattacaaataatatagACAAAGATAAAACTAATGTATATAGTACAATAGAAAGTGTAAATAAGGAAACAAGTACAATAACATCAAATACAgaacaaattataaataaaaatacaaaaaggaGCAGACAATACAGACAGAGAATAGTGGAAGAAGAAAGTGATACAGATACTGAAACATCACAGATGGTAGAgaataaaacaaatatttctttatCTGAAAATCATAAGGATGTTGAAATGGAAAATGTAGCAGAGTCTGACAATGACAGACCAAAGCAACAAATTGAAGATGCTGAACATAGTAAAACACAAAATAAAGTTACAACAGAAAATACCTTAAATAGAAAAGGTGTTGCAGATGTGTCAAAAAATTGTGAGAATGATGACAAAGAAGATGGACCTAAAATAACTGCAAAAGCAAAGATAGAGgcagaaaaaagagaaagattTAAAATTTGGGAGAAAAGAACCGTTGGACCTGTATTTGAAGCAGCAGTACAACGATACTATGCAAGAAAATGTATGAAATTATCTGCTACATAG
- the LOC143341683 gene encoding nuclear speckle splicing regulatory protein 1 isoform X1: MSNNKEEKQYGLILPKKQQPVAPKASNIFADDNESDEEDAPDWIKRVLKAEEAKNKIKKQTRLNMQKALKENPTIYQYDEVYDDMERTKSQLKETKDEKKKPKYIQNLLKAAERRKREQEHRIERMVQKEREAEGALFADKESFVTSAYRAKLEEFKKLEEEESRMDRLEAIGDVRKQQDMSGFYRHLYEQTVKSSEESEITNNIDKDKTNVYSTIESVNKETSTITSNTEQIINKNTKRSRQYRQRIVEEESDTDTETSQMVENKTNISLSENHKDVEMENVAESDNDRPKQQIEDAEHSKTQNKVTTENTLNRKGVADVSKNCENDDKEDGPKITAKAKIEAEKRERFKIWEKRTVGPVFEAAVQRYYARKCMKLSAT; this comes from the exons ATGTCTAACAACAAAGAGGAAAAACA GTATGGTTTAATTTTACCTAAAAAACAACAACCTGTGGCACCAAAAGCTAGCAATATATTTGCAGATGACAATGAGTCGGATGAAGAAGATGCTCCTGATTGGATTAAAAGAGTTCTTAAAGCAGAAGaggcaaaaaataaaattaaaaaacaaaccaggttaaatatgCAGAAAGCCTTAAAGGAAAACCCAACAATATATCAATATGATGAAGTATACGATGACATGGAACGTACAAAAAGTCAGTTAAAAGAAACCAAGGATGAGAAGAAGAAaccaaaatatattcaaaaccTTTTGAAAGCAGCCGAACGAAGAAAACGAGAGCAAGAACACAGAATAGAAAGAATGGTACAAAAGGAACGAGAAGCAGAAGGAGCATTGTTTGCAGACAAAGAAAGTTTTGTTACTTCCGCATATAGGGCAAAATTAGAAGAATTTAAAAAACTCGAAGAAGAAGAATCTAGGATGGATAGACTGGAGGCTATTGGAGATGTTAGAAAACAACAAGATATGTCAGGGTTCTATAGACATTTATATGAACAGACTGTTAAAAGTTCAGAAGAATctgaaattacaaataatatagACAAAGATAAAACTAATGTATATAGTACAATAGAAAGTGTAAATAAGGAAACAAGTACAATAACATCAAATACAgaacaaattataaataaaaatacaaaaaggaGCAGACAATACAGACAGAGAATAGTGGAAGAAGAAAGTGATACAGATACTGAAACATCACAGATGGTAGAgaataaaacaaatatttctttatCTGAAAATCATAAGGATGTTGAAATGGAAAATGTAGCAGAGTCTGACAATGACAGACCAAAGCAACAAATTGAAGATGCTGAACATAGTAAAACACAAAATAAAGTTACAACAGAAAATACCTTAAATAGAAAAGGTGTTGCAGATGTGTCAAAAAATTGTGAGAATGATGACAAAGAAGATGGACCTAAAATAACTGCAAAAGCAAAGATAGAGgcagaaaaaagagaaagattTAAAATTTGGGAGAAAAGAACCGTTGGACCTGTATTTGAAGCAGCAGTACAACGATACTATGCAAGAAAATGTATGAAATTATCTGCTACATAG